In Pelomonas sp. SE-A7, one genomic interval encodes:
- the hpnD gene encoding presqualene diphosphate synthase HpnD produces the protein MTPEQYVQDKAAKSGSSFYYAFLFLPPPRRAAITAFYAFCREVDDVVDEIQDTGVAATKLAWWRKEAASAFAGQPQHPVMKALMPHCEAYSIRLEHLMAVIDGCQMDLEQTRYLDYPGLQRYCHLVAGVVGEVAARIFGQQHEQTTAYAHKLGQAMQLTNIIRDVGDDARRGRIYLPVSELQQFDVKAHEILKRDKPWGYSERFTALMQFQAQRAHALYDEAFALLPEADRQPQKPGLMMANIYRALLREIEAEQFQVLHQRISLTPLRKLWIAMLTNWRGR, from the coding sequence TTGACCCCCGAGCAGTACGTGCAGGACAAGGCGGCCAAGAGCGGCTCCAGCTTCTACTACGCCTTCCTGTTCCTGCCACCGCCGCGCCGCGCCGCGATCACGGCCTTCTACGCCTTCTGCCGCGAGGTGGACGACGTGGTCGACGAGATCCAGGACACCGGCGTGGCCGCCACCAAGCTTGCCTGGTGGCGCAAGGAAGCCGCCAGCGCCTTCGCCGGCCAACCCCAGCATCCGGTGATGAAGGCGCTGATGCCGCACTGCGAGGCCTACAGCATCCGATTGGAACACCTGATGGCGGTGATCGACGGCTGCCAGATGGATCTGGAGCAGACGCGCTATCTGGACTACCCCGGCCTTCAGCGCTACTGCCATCTGGTGGCCGGCGTGGTCGGCGAGGTGGCGGCCCGCATCTTCGGCCAGCAGCACGAGCAGACGACGGCCTATGCCCACAAGCTGGGACAGGCCATGCAGCTGACCAACATCATTCGCGACGTCGGCGACGACGCGCGGCGAGGCCGCATCTATTTGCCGGTCAGCGAGCTGCAGCAGTTCGACGTGAAGGCCCACGAGATCCTCAAGCGCGACAAGCCCTGGGGCTACAGCGAGCGCTTCACGGCGCTTATGCAGTTCCAGGCCCAGCGGGCCCATGCGCTCTACGACGAGGCCTTCGCCCTGCTGCCCGAGGCCGATCGCCAGCCGCAGAAGCCGGGCCTGATGATGGCCAACATCTACCGCGCCCTGCTGCGCGAGATCGAGGCCGAGCAATTCCAGGTGCTGCACCAGCGCATTTCGCTGACGCCGCTGCGCAAGCTGTGGATAGCGATGCTCACCAACTGGCGCGGCCGCTGA
- the hpnE gene encoding hydroxysqualene dehydroxylase HpnE: MDSDAHQLARPLMAAVRPRVAVIGGGWAGLAAAVRACELGAQVALFEMAAQLGGRARSVSERDPGLDNGQHILIGAYCDTLSLMRHVGADPDKLLLRTPLRLRYPDHEGLRLPGGQPLLSFLRGVLSYGNWPWSARWRLLAQSTIWLAKGFQCEPELSVADLCAGLPRPVLKDLVEPLCVAALNTPADQASGQVFLRVLRDALFSGPGSADLLLPRKPLGDLLPEPAAAWLNAHDATLKLGSRVQALETMSDGSWRVDGERFDAVLLACPPMEAARLAAAVAPAWAEQALALRYEPIVTVYLRCEGQSLPAPMIALHESPSAPAQFAFDHGQLSGQPGLFAFVISGARPWVEAGLDATTQAVETQAKTCFGWNGAIERVRTLAEKRATFACTPGLLRPAAAIAPGLWAAGDYVAGPYPATLEGAVRSGLAAATAAVSPCKTMGKSHTIAA; this comes from the coding sequence GTGGATAGCGATGCTCACCAACTGGCGCGGCCGCTGATGGCGGCTGTGCGGCCGCGAGTCGCAGTCATCGGCGGCGGCTGGGCGGGGCTGGCGGCTGCAGTCCGGGCCTGTGAATTGGGTGCACAGGTCGCCCTGTTCGAGATGGCTGCGCAGTTGGGCGGCCGTGCCCGCAGCGTCAGCGAACGGGATCCTGGCCTCGACAACGGCCAGCACATCTTGATCGGCGCGTATTGCGACACGCTGAGCCTGATGCGGCATGTCGGTGCCGACCCGGACAAGTTGCTGCTGAGAACGCCGCTACGCCTGCGCTATCCAGACCATGAAGGCCTGCGCCTGCCGGGCGGGCAGCCCTTGCTCTCATTCCTGCGCGGCGTTCTCAGCTATGGCAACTGGCCCTGGTCGGCTCGCTGGCGCTTGCTCGCTCAAAGCACGATCTGGCTGGCCAAGGGCTTTCAATGCGAGCCGGAACTCAGCGTGGCCGACCTTTGTGCCGGCCTGCCTCGCCCGGTGTTGAAGGACCTGGTCGAGCCGCTCTGCGTCGCCGCGTTGAACACGCCGGCCGACCAGGCCAGCGGCCAGGTGTTTCTGCGGGTACTCCGGGACGCGCTGTTCAGCGGACCGGGCTCGGCTGATCTGCTGTTGCCCCGCAAGCCGCTAGGCGACCTGCTGCCTGAGCCGGCAGCCGCCTGGCTGAACGCGCACGACGCGACGCTCAAGCTGGGCAGCCGGGTTCAGGCTTTGGAAACCATGAGCGACGGTAGCTGGCGTGTCGATGGCGAGCGTTTCGATGCCGTTCTGCTGGCCTGCCCGCCCATGGAGGCCGCACGGCTGGCTGCCGCGGTAGCACCGGCTTGGGCCGAGCAGGCCCTGGCCCTGCGCTACGAGCCCATCGTCACCGTCTACCTGCGATGTGAAGGCCAAAGCCTGCCGGCGCCCATGATCGCCCTGCACGAGTCGCCGTCGGCGCCGGCCCAGTTCGCCTTCGACCATGGCCAACTGAGCGGCCAGCCGGGTCTGTTCGCCTTCGTCATCAGCGGCGCGCGACCCTGGGTCGAAGCCGGACTGGATGCCACCACCCAGGCTGTCGAGACGCAGGCCAAGACCTGCTTCGGCTGGAATGGCGCCATCGAACGCGTCCGCACGCTGGCCGAAAAGCGAGCGACCTTCGCCTGCACGCCAGGTCTGCTGCGCCCCGCCGCAGCCATCGCGCCCGGCCTTTGGGCGGCCGGCGACTATGTGGCGGGTCCATATCCCGCAACGCTGGAGGGCGCCGTGCGCTCCGGTCTCGCCGCCGCGACAGCTGCCGTTTCGCCATGCAAAACGATGGGGAAATCGCACACAATCGCCGCATGA
- a CDS encoding IclR family transcriptional regulator: protein MKNKELATPAIQVLERTFALLDVLASHQDPVSLKLISESTGLHPSTAHRILNDLAIGRYVDRPEAGSYRLGMRLLELGNLVKARLDVRDAALGPMRELHKFTHQPVNLSVRQGDEIVYIERTYSERSGMQVVRAVGGRAPLHLTSVGKLFLASDDPQRVRSYATRTGLAGHTKNSLTEIGALEREMALVRQRGVARDDEELELGVRCMAAGIYDDQAKLVAGLSISAPADRLEEGWSTRLKETAAQISSALGYRG from the coding sequence ATGAAAAACAAAGAGCTCGCCACGCCCGCCATCCAGGTGCTGGAACGCACCTTCGCCTTGTTGGACGTGCTGGCCAGCCACCAGGATCCGGTGTCGCTGAAGCTGATCAGCGAGTCGACCGGCCTGCACCCCTCCACCGCTCACCGCATCCTGAACGACCTGGCCATAGGCCGCTACGTCGATCGGCCCGAGGCTGGCAGCTACCGCCTAGGCATGCGGCTGCTGGAGCTGGGCAACCTGGTCAAGGCCCGGCTCGACGTGCGCGACGCTGCCCTGGGCCCCATGCGTGAGCTGCACAAGTTCACCCATCAGCCGGTCAATCTCTCGGTGCGCCAGGGCGACGAGATCGTGTACATCGAGCGCACCTATTCCGAGCGTTCGGGCATGCAGGTGGTCCGCGCCGTGGGCGGCCGGGCGCCGCTGCACCTGACCTCGGTCGGCAAGCTCTTCCTGGCCAGCGACGACCCGCAGCGCGTACGGTCCTATGCCACGCGCACCGGCCTGGCCGGTCACACCAAGAACAGCCTGACCGAGATCGGCGCACTGGAACGCGAGATGGCGCTGGTGCGTCAGCGCGGCGTGGCCCGCGACGACGAGGAACTAGAACTTGGGGTGCGCTGCATGGCCGCCGGCATCTACGACGACCAGGCCAAGCTGGTGGCCGGCTTGTCGATCTCGGCACCGGCTGACCGGCTGGAAGAAGGCTGGAGCACGCGGCTCAAGGAAACGGCCGCGCAGATCTCGTCGGCCCTGGGCTACCGCGGCTGA
- the pbpG gene encoding D-alanyl-D-alanine endopeptidase, with protein MRLKSIATFVSSAVLCGSLMASGLLLSGQAEAATASKTNQQSVRKAKPAAKAPRKAAIVAAPTFGQLYGLHSVDDPLDLKSSVALVLDQDTNEVLFSKNPEAVLPIASITKLMTALVVVEAGLPLDEKLTISDADKDTEKGTGSRLAVGTSLPRGELLHLALMASENRAAHALGRHYPGGEEAFVAAMNAKAKSLGMDDTHYVEPTGLSSRNQSSAKDLAALVKVAHEVPLLREYSTSKNYSVTVGRRQLAFQSTNGLVRSRDWDIGLQKTGFINEAGKCLVMQAQLAGRKLIMVFLDSTGKYARIGDAERIRKWLTTNNPGGLTALGSKAE; from the coding sequence ATGCGTTTGAAGTCGATTGCCACCTTTGTCTCGTCGGCCGTACTGTGCGGTAGCCTGATGGCAAGCGGCCTGCTCCTGAGCGGGCAAGCCGAGGCCGCCACCGCCAGCAAGACCAACCAGCAAAGCGTGCGCAAGGCCAAGCCGGCCGCCAAGGCTCCGCGCAAGGCCGCCATCGTCGCCGCCCCCACGTTCGGCCAGCTCTATGGCCTGCACTCGGTGGACGACCCGCTGGACCTGAAGTCCAGCGTGGCCCTGGTCCTGGACCAGGACACCAACGAGGTGCTGTTTTCCAAGAATCCCGAGGCGGTGCTGCCCATCGCCTCTATCACCAAGCTGATGACCGCCCTGGTCGTCGTCGAGGCGGGCCTGCCGCTGGACGAGAAGCTGACCATTTCCGACGCTGACAAGGACACCGAGAAGGGCACTGGCTCGCGCCTGGCCGTTGGCACTTCGCTGCCGCGCGGCGAGTTGCTGCACCTGGCCCTGATGGCCTCCGAGAACCGTGCCGCCCATGCGCTGGGCCGCCACTATCCCGGTGGCGAGGAGGCCTTCGTCGCGGCCATGAATGCCAAGGCCAAGTCCCTGGGCATGGACGACACCCACTATGTCGAGCCGACCGGCCTGTCCAGCCGCAACCAGTCCAGCGCCAAGGACCTGGCGGCCCTGGTCAAGGTGGCGCATGAGGTGCCGCTGCTGCGTGAGTACTCAACCTCCAAGAATTACAGCGTGACGGTCGGCCGTCGCCAGCTGGCTTTCCAGAGCACCAATGGCCTGGTCCGCAGCCGCGACTGGGACATCGGCCTGCAAAAGACCGGCTTCATCAACGAGGCCGGCAAATGCCTGGTGATGCAGGCTCAGCTCGCGGGTCGCAAGCTGATCATGGTCTTCCTCGATTCGACCGGCAAATACGCCCGTATCGGCGATGCCGAGCGCATCCGCAAGTGGCTGACCACCAACAACCCCGGCGGACTCACCGCGCTGGGCAGCAAGGCCGAATAA